A region from the Acyrthosiphon pisum isolate AL4f chromosome A1, pea_aphid_22Mar2018_4r6ur, whole genome shotgun sequence genome encodes:
- the LOC100168832 gene encoding programmed cell death protein 2-like, which produces MTIYFEPYYISVAYEESSDTVKEHANNLLHSYQNNQMILEEKNEGYEKSLPAHGDKLFETFASIIRKNPGQILRYCRTGGKPLFLYEESEPNECTNCKGKLLFELQILPSLITYLKLICGDDHLGSGHLEFGTALIYTCENNCWNEGDTYKYECVIVQEEKLF; this is translated from the exons atgactatatattttgAGCCATATTATATATCGGTAGCTTATGAAGAATCATCTGATACAGTTAAAGAGCATGCAAATAACTTATTACACAGctatcaaaataatcaaatgaTTCTTGAAGAAAAGAATGAAGGCTATGAAAAAAGTTTACCAGCACATGGTGATAAGCTTTTTGAAACATTTGCatcaataataagaaaaaacccTGGTCAAATTTTACG gtATTGTCGTACTGGAGGTaaacctttatttttatatgaagaaAGTGAACCAAATGAATGTACCAACTGcaaaggtaaattattatttgagttaCAAATTCTTCCatcattaattacatatttaaaactaatatgtgGAGATGATCACCTTGGTAGTGGACACTTAGAATTTGGAACAGCTCTAATATACACTTGTGAAAATAATTGCTGGAATGAAGGAGATACTTATAAGTATGAATGTGTCATAGTTCAAGAagaaaaactgttttaa
- the LOC115033049 gene encoding programmed cell death protein 2-like, with product MNDDNRCPKTFLFTKALWGQHHKKVLLGFADEHIKSESCSDDAYTINKIGGLSNTLNQNFSPKCPLCNRQTPLLIQIYAPVTNSIYHRTLYIHACVSPECWNKSQSWICLRRQWVAVDDYDNKQQSTTFIEWCDDADDWGEETIAVAEENGNITVPSQAIEICDTASAELENSDADDNVVAEPIEIPNTNFFQLLDSRKEIPSNY from the exons ATGAATGATGATAACCGGTGTCCG aaaACATTTCTATTTACCAAGGCACTTTGGGGACAG cATCACAAAAAAGTCTTACTGGGTTTTGCGGACGAACATATCAAAAGTGAAAGCTGTTCTGATGATgcatacacaataaataaaattggagGATTGTCT aaTACGCTAAATCAGAATTTTTCTCCAAAATGTCCTCTGTGTAATCGCCAGACACCATTACTCATTCAGATATATGCACCTGTTACAAATTCTATTTACCATAGAACCTTATATATACATGCATGTGTAAGCCCAGAATGTTGGAACAAATCTCAGAG TTGGATATGTTTGAGACGACAGTGGGTCGCAGTAgatgattatgataataagCAGCAGTCTACAACGTTTATCGAATGGTGTGATGATGCTGATGATTGGGGTGAGGAAACCATAGCTGTGGCTgaagaaaatggtaatattactGTTCCAAGCCAAGCAATTGAAATATGTGATACTGCAAGTGCCGAGTTAGAAAATTCTGATGCTGATGATAATGTAGTTGCTGAGCCAATTGAAATaccaaatacaaatttttttcaattactagATAGTAGAAAAGAAATACCTTCG AATTATTGA